The sequence TTTCGCTAACCCAGTCATTCGGCACCAGAAGAACGATTTCAGCACTGGTTTGCATGGATCTCCTCCATTTTCTCTTTAGCCAGACGCACGCAACGCGCAAAAGAGGAGGGCGTTACAATTTCGCGCAGAGCCTGAACCAGGAAGTCGTTGTGCTGCTGGTGCAGATCTATGTTGCGTTCTTTTTCCTCATGACGCAGGACTGCCAGACGGGCTGTGATGATGCGACGCTTCCCTTTGATCAGCCGCAGAGCGTTCTCTGCCTTTTTGCGCCATGTACTCCATTCACTGCTGCTGTTCGATTTCGCCAGTTGCTCTTCAATACTGAGCTGCGCTTCTTCTGCGTTAACAAGCTGCTGCAGGCAATCGCTGATAGTGTTCAGGTTGTCTGTCTCCACGAAGAATTTGTGCATTCTTAACCCCTCCCTCAGTGCATTACCGGCATGTCTGGCATACCTTCTTTCTGAATCTGTTCAATGAAGCTGTCATGCAGGAGATTGAAACCCTCCCGGCCCATTTTTGAGAGTCGAAGCCCGTTCTCAGCGTCCGTATCTAACATGTCCCGGTACATGCGCAGCGCCATCTGCTGGCCGATTTCCTGACCGTATTTCTCAATGGCTAACCCTTCCACATGGCTTGCGAGTGCGAACCGCTCTGGCGCGGGATAAACACTGATTGAACCGAGTTGTCCTGAGTAGATAACTGCGGTGTCAAACCCTCCAGAATCGTTGGCAACCTCAACCGTGCCGTTCTTTGCCTGCTCCTCGGTAATGAAGACGGCAACAAGCATCCAGCGCCAAATGATGATTTCTTTCTCGATGCCCGGGGTAAACCAGCCGCTTTCAATCGCTTCCATCACGCAAGCCAGCAGATCTAATCCATCCGGAATTCGTTTGTCATAGATGCCATTGTCGAGTTGGCGAACAGCGACGGAATAACCAATGACGCGGTTACCAAAACGGATGCCTGTTGATGTCGGCTCCGGAGTAAAGGCTGAAGCAATCATCAATACACTCCTTTAGGCTTGATGGCTTGAAGTGCATCGACCTCTTTAATGAACCGGTCATGCATCGCGTCCCATTTCTTACGCCACTTCTCCATTTCTCGCTTACGCGCCAGGATGCGACGTAGACGGCGAACACAACGCTGATGGGCGGCCAGATACTCAGCCTTTGTTTCCCCGTCTCGCCATACCTCCCTATCATCGCGATCAATACGCACCCGCGGGTGACGCTGCGGAAAACCTGAACGCTCAAAAGCCTCGGTGGTCATGAAGAAAGCCAGATAGCGGATCGCCGTATCTCGCGTGAAGCATTTTTTGATACGACCGTGGCGTACTGCCACGAACAGTGGGCCAACTGGCGTATCGTGTTTCTGTAATGCCAGGTCAATCATGCTTACGGTGCGTTTATCGTTCATTTCCGGTCCTTAACTTTGCTGTATCGTTCGTGACTCATTACTTCCCAGTTCTTTCCGCCATCGCGGGATAGTAGCCGCCAGCGATGATTAACCTTGAGGCTCAAATTACCGGAGCTGTGCATACGGCAGGGGTGAATGCGCCTTGCTCTGAACTGGCTTAAAACGTGTGCGGCTTTGAGGTGAACCCACTCAGGAATTCGTATCGCTGTAAGAGCCATCAGATCCCTCCATTTCATGACCCTCCGTTTTCGGAGCCTCCACTTTTTGTTTTTTGACGAACTCAACCAGCTCAGAAATGAGCTCGTCGATTAACTCCTTCCCGCTATCCGTAAGGAATTCACCGCTGCCATTAACATCAACAGCGCTGCTGTAAATTCCCTTGATAGCTTTTACGCCTTCGACATTCCCGTACTCACTGATCGCAAGCCTTTCGAATTTTCTCAATAATCCATCAAGAAGAATCTCTGTTAACTCGACCGTGTTAATGCCGCCTTTATTGAGCTTAATAACAAGGCAGTTACTGCCTGTTTTACGCTGGTGGCGTAATAACGCTGCTTTTAAAATTCGGCGGCGATATGTCTCGATTAATTTATCCATTGCGGCGAGCCTCCTCCTCTAAGCTCATAACAATTTCCTCTTCTTTTTCGGTCCAATCATGAATTTCTCCAGCAATGTCATAAACAAGAGAGCAAATAGTTTTAAGTTGGAAATGGTCCAGTTTGTCGTGATATTCAAATAATGTTTGCGATAAACCAGCCAGTTGCTCGGCTTTGATGTTCACAACCTGAATGTCTTGCCTTTTTAATAAGCTCATAATTACCGACCATATGCTTTTTTAAGATAAAGACGAGCGATTACCTCGTAACCGCAGGCCGCATAAAGGCATGCTGTTCTATATGCCGATTTATCAATGATGAAAGTCATACGAAGCGTCTCACAGCCAAAGAAGCCACCACCCGACCGTGAATTTTGCTTTCTTTCTGTTCATCGGTATTAAGGGTGAAAGTTTCGTAATGATGGTTATCAGAAATGATTTTTAATGAGCCATCAGCTAATGGCTCAATTCTCTTAATGAAAAGGCATGGGAGACCAAAAGCATCCATTGTGTAAACATAAATGCCAGAGGTAAGCGCACGTCCACCGCAATCAACGAAAGCCACAACCTCACATGGTTCGATGGTCGGCTGCATTGAATCACCTTCCATCCGGCAGCTTTGAACGCGGTTGCCAAAGTCATTAATGTTGTCAAATCCGAACAGCATTTGAGGTGTTTTAACTGGCTGATTAATTGCGACGGAATTTTGCATTTTCATTTCCTAAGGGTGAGTTTGTCCCCACCAAGAAAGGTGTTAATTAAATAATGTTAATTAATTTTAAATTTTGTCGGCTTGCTTGCAGATGGTTTCTTGCAAGTCGTCTAATTTTTCATAAACGATAGTTAGTGTACCGATAGCCGACAATTCCGGAGGCATGCAATCCATAGCGTTAGATAAAGCCATTCTGCAATTGCCAATATCAGCAGACCATGAGTTAAGTTGATTGGACGTTATAATACTTGTTGGTTCTGTAAATTCACCGCACTGCTCGTTGCCTGAAATGAGCCACAGAACATCAGAATGAAGAATGTTAGCCAATTGGATTAACTGGTCAGCAAACGGAACTGTTTTTTCCGTTTCCCAGTTGTTAATGGTTTCGGTTGTTAAACCAAGATGATCAGCCAAAAAATCCTGAGAGAGTCGAAGCGAAGATCTTTGATTTAATATTCTTTTGCCGATGGTTTTGGCTACGGTGATTTGAGTATTCATTTCATTGGCTCCATTGTTTGCCGATGAATGAACTTTATC comes from Enterobacter kobei and encodes:
- a CDS encoding S24 family peptidase, whose product is MQNSVAINQPVKTPQMLFGFDNINDFGNRVQSCRMEGDSMQPTIEPCEVVAFVDCGGRALTSGIYVYTMDAFGLPCLFIKRIEPLADGSLKIISDNHHYETFTLNTDEQKESKIHGRVVASLAVRRFV
- a CDS encoding helix-turn-helix domain-containing protein; this translates as MNTQITVAKTIGKRILNQRSSLRLSQDFLADHLGLTTETINNWETEKTVPFADQLIQLANILHSDVLWLISGNEQCGEFTEPTSIITSNQLNSWSADIGNCRMALSNAMDCMPPELSAIGTLTIVYEKLDDLQETICKQADKI